Proteins from a single region of Dictyostelium discoideum AX4 chromosome 5 chromosome, whole genome shotgun sequence:
- the cmfB gene encoding hypothetical protein has product MDSKYIQKTLSAITEQITKNAAVQKVLDNKFVKEHKYAAAAATVGLGVVAATTIVKAVNCEGKRYNYDAIPNLSFDDESIYDVATIGAGPSGSVLGYYLAREGRKVALLEKKVFPRDKYCGDAVATMAQDILREMGVMKELVDEDLGHFAQNGGFVSPNGNSFIGNSAKELKRDAKYNRGAVIAVKRIVLDEKVAKAAKRMGADLKENTTVENATFDRSTGVWTINCVDSEDNTKKIVYRARVLVCADGSPSNAARQLGYVHTEPNGICSRAYVKNNTTFRYDGVVFYPPSLLPGYCAIIREARDELNYLAYIIPGGKVTNDDLSKYHHQYMTEDPFISAALGPNPDIERMKAAPLRLGGIKKSYDDHLLIVGDAAGFIDPLTGEGIQYAMEGSRLASLALIQAFNERDLSHQSLKRYQDFWMAKFGHEFSMSMTMSLFLYRFPIVLDAAASLIEKRGSRFLAEWAAVMTGVKPKTWFLRPDVGPLIVLEIFGECFRRVFQGKKQIKKLD; this is encoded by the exons ATGGATTCAAAATACATTCAAAAGACTCTTTCAGCCATCACTGAACAAATCACCAAAAATGCTGCTGTTCAAAAAGTTTTAGACAATAAATTTGTCAAAGAACACAAATACGCTGCTGCTGCTGCCACCGTTGGTCTTGGTGTTGTTGCTGCTACTACCATCGTTAAAGCAGTTAACTGTGAAGGTAAAAGATATAACTATGATGCTATTCCa aacttatcatttgatgatgaatcaaTTTATGATGTTGCAACAATTGGTGCTGGTCCATCAGGTTCAGTTTTAGGTTATTATTTAGCAAGAGAAGGTAGAAAAGTTGCACTTTTAGAAAAGAAAGTTTTCCCAAGAGATAAATATTGTGGTGATGCAGTTGCAACTATGGCTCAAGATATTCTCCGTGAAATGGGTGTCATGAAAGAATTAGTCGATGAAGATTTAGGTCATTTCGCTCAAAATGGTGGTTTTGTATCTCCAAATGGTAATTCATTCATTGGTAACTCTGCTAAAGAATTAAAACGTGATGCCAAATACAACAGAGGTGCCGTCATTGCCGTTAAACGTATCGTTTTAGATGAAAAAGTTGCCAAAGCTGCCAAACGTATGGGTGCTGATCTCAAAGAAAACACCACCGTTGAAAACGCCACTTTTGATCGTTCAACCGGTGTTTGGACCATTAACTGTGTCGACTCTGAAGATAACACCAAGAAAATCGTTTACAGAGCTCGTGTTTTAGTTTGTGCTGATGGTTCACCATCCAACGCTGCCCGTCAATTAGGTTACGTCCACACTGAACCAAATGGTATCTGTTCAAGAGCCTACGTTAAAAATAACACCACTTTCCGTTACGATGGTGTTGTTTTCTACCCACCATCACTCTTACCAGGTTATTGCGCCATCATCCGTGAAGCTCGTGATGAACTCAACTATCTCGCCTATATCATTCCAGGTGGTAAAGTTACCAATGACGATTTATCCAAATACCATCACCAATATATGACTGAAGATCCATTCATCTCAGCTGCCCTCGGTCCAAACCCAGATATTGAACGTATGAAAGCTGCCCCACTCCGTCTCGGTGGTATTAAGAAATCATATGAtgatcatttattaattgttggtGATGCTGCTGGTTTCATCGATCCATTAACTGGTGAAGGTATCCAATACGCTATGGAAGGTTCAAGATTAGCTTCACTCGCTTTAATCCAAGCTTTCAACGAACGTGATCTTTCTCACCAATCTCTCAAGAGATATCAAGACTTCTGGATGGCTAAATTCGGTCACGAATTCTCAATGTCCATGACTATGTCTCTCTTCTTATACAGATTCCCAATCGTTTTAGATGCCGCCGCCTCTTTAATCGAAAAGAGAGGTTCACGTTTCCTTGCTGAATGGGCTGCCGTTATGACTGGTGTCAAACCAAAGACTTGGTTCCTTCGTCCAGATGTTGGTCCATTAATTGTCTTAGAAATCTTTGGTGAATGTTTCAGAAGAGTTTTCCAAggtaaaaaacaaattaaaaaattagattaa